CTTCGCCAGCAGGGCGATGAGCGCGGAGGCCGTCCCCGTCCCCTCGGTGTCCGCCAGGTGTTGGCGCAGGGCCTCGGCCCGGGCACGGAAGCCCGGCTCCTCGCGCAGCCGCGTCACCGCCCGGCGCACCCCGTCCTCGGACAGCGAGCGCATGGGCAGGAACAGTCCGGCGCCGAGGTGCTCCACCCGCCGCGCGTTGTCATGCTGCTCGCCGCCCACGGGCACCACCAACAGGGGCTTGCCCGCGGCCAGCGTCTCGTTGGTGGTGTTGTTGCCTCCATGGCCGATGACGAGGTCCACCTTCGGCAGCAGGTCCACCTGGGGCACCCGGCGGAAGAGGAGCACGTTGGAGGGCAGGGGACCGGAGGCGAGCGCCGGGTACGCGGCCCCTCCGCTCACCACCACCTGGACGCCCGGGACGTCGAGCCCCCGGAGGATGGTGCGGAACACCTCGGGCTTGTCGTTGAAGACGGTGCCGAGCGACACGTAGACCTTGAAGGCGTCCGCGCGCAGCTTGTCGAACGGGAAGCCCTCGGTGTCGCTGCCCCGCCGCGTGGAGAAGCAGGGGCCGACGTAGAAGGTGCTCGGCCCCAGGCCGGTGCGGGGGGCCTCGATGGCCTCGTGGCTCACCACCAGGTTGAGCCAGGGCGAAGCGGGCGAGCGCAGCACGTCCTCCGGACCTGGTCCCAGGCCGAACGCGCGCCGGGCCTTGCCCACCCGCTTCGCCAGCTCCGCGAGCAGCTCCGCCTCCGCCGCTTCGGCGCTCCGCAGCTCGGGACCGTCCGGCGTGCCGATCGGCAGGCCACTGCCCCAGGGAGGGATGCCCGGACCCCGGAAGGGGAGACCGCTGTGGTAGACGGCCACGAACGGCACGCCCAGCTTCTCGGCGGCGAGCAGGGCCGGGTAGAAGGCGAAGTCCGCCACGAGCACGTCCGCGGGCTGTCGCTCCAGCCGCCGGAGGATGTCGC
The sequence above is drawn from the Archangium gephyra genome and encodes:
- a CDS encoding glycosyltransferase, yielding MSDIAFLCHPTVGHLNTLLSTALRMKDDGHRTRFFIPGGPSLGFRLRPDILNNVVDVPAMVDRAGLPLERLRPALGVIFHAIRLARSSGYEESRIALKLFTAGVEATTRDILRRLERQPADVLVADFAFYPALLAAEKLGVPFVAVYHSGLPFRGPGIPPWGSGLPIGTPDGPELRSAEAAEAELLAELAKRVGKARRAFGLGPGPEDVLRSPASPWLNLVVSHEAIEAPRTGLGPSTFYVGPCFSTRRGSDTEGFPFDKLRADAFKVYVSLGTVFNDKPEVFRTILRGLDVPGVQVVVSGGAAYPALASGPLPSNVLLFRRVPQVDLLPKVDLVIGHGGNNTTNETLAAGKPLLVVPVGGEQHDNARRVEHLGAGLFLPMRSLSEDGVRRAVTRLREEPGFRARAEALRQHLADTEGTGTASALIALLAKRRAPVRLPEGAPRTLTREGLESLLASLENTPAGASSRSA